In one Ornithorhynchus anatinus isolate Pmale09 chromosome 19, mOrnAna1.pri.v4, whole genome shotgun sequence genomic region, the following are encoded:
- the TAF1A gene encoding TATA box-binding protein-associated factor RNA polymerase I subunit A, with the protein MDSFSEEFMKSMTGKVQGETSTKSHVGICLPTVPKQLENAVNEGQKKDFALSTNTCLNYIQEAILKHQWQKAAEFMQYYFQTLEDTTSSQRQVAPEIIWKLGSEILYHHPESSIEIFSTFADRMKNIGIRNYLKISLQHAFYLMCNGMIEDAHRNLTLAESWRYGEKSSSQEKLIKLIQAYRGLLDYYTWSKKRVTLSTLDGKHFTSDAVTQDMHSYFRLSSLNLHEIIKIPGIWDPFVKSYVEMLEFYEDNDGAQQVLTNYAYDDKFPCNPNAHVYLYEFLKRQQAPEEKLISVLKILHQIVPSHKLMLEFHTLLRKSKKEEHHKLGLEVIFGVLDYAGCTENVIAWKFLARHLKQTLKRKHLDWVEEEWNARKDWWPTFHFSYFLVKRNWKKNKTLAYKKAFVAGLLLGKGCKYFTYISNRGGKAEMKVKKMKKLVQQHSIVNTAGP; encoded by the exons ATGGATAGTTTCAGTGAAGAATTTATGAAGTCCATGACAGGAAAAGTTCAAGGAGAAACATCAACAAAATCCCATgtgggaatatgtttaccaacagTCCCTAAGCAGTTAGAAAATGCCG TGAATGAAGGTCAAAAGAAGGATTTTGCTCTTTCTACAAATACATGTTTAAATTACATCCAGGAAGCTATTTTGAAGCACCAGTGGCAAAAAGCTGCAGAATTCATGCAGTATTATTTTCAGACGCTGGAGGACACAACTTCCTCCCAACGGCAGGTTGCACCTGAG ATTATTTGGAAACTGGGAAGTGAAATTTTATATCATCATCCCGAGAGCAGTATAGAAATTTTCAGTACCTTTGCTGACCGGATGAAAAATATTGGTATCAGGAATTATTTAAAG ATATCCTTACAACATGCTTTTTATCTTATGTGTAATGGAATGATTGAGGATGCCCACAGAAACCTAACTCTTGCTGAGAGCTGGAGGTATGGTGAAAAGTCATCGTCTCAAGAAAAGTTAATAAAACTCATTCAGGCCTACAGGGGACTTCTGGACTACTATACTTGGTCTAAAAAGAGGGTTACCTTATCGACGCTCG ATGGGAAACACTTTACTTCCGATGCAGTAACCCAGGACATGCACAGCTACTTTAGGCTGTCATCATTAAATCTTCACGAGATAATTAAAATTCCTGGTATTTGGGACCCTTTTGTAAAGAGTTATGTGGAG atGTTGGAATTCTATGAGGATAATGATGGAGCCCAGCAGGTACTCACCAACTACGCATATGACGACAAATTTCCGTGTAATCCAAATGCCCACGTGTATTTGTACGAGTTCCTGAAGAGACAACAGGCGCCAGAGGAGAAACTGATCAGTGTTCTTAAG attttgcACCAGATTGTTCCATCTCATAAACTGATGTTAGAGTTTCATACATTACTTCGAAAGTCAA AGAAAGAAGAACACCATAAATTAGGGCTGGAGGTTATATTCGGAGTCCTGGATTATGCTGGGTGCACAGAGAATGTAATTGCCTGGAAGTTTTTAGCAAGACATTTGAAACAAACCCTGAAGAG GAAGCATCTTGACTGGGTTGAGGAGGAATGGAATGCCAGGAAAGACTGGTGGCCCACCTTTCACTTCAGCTACTTTCTGGTGAAAAGAAATTGGAAGAAAAATAAGACCCTGGCCTATAAGAAAGCTTTTGTGGCAGGACTCCTGTTGGGAAAAG gTTGCAAATATTTCACTTACATTTCTAACCGAGGAGGTAAAGCTGAAATGAAGGttaagaaaatgaagaaattagTGCAGCAGCACAGCATCGTAAACACAGCAGGACCCTAA